In the Aeromicrobium fastidiosum genome, CGGGACACATCGGCGAGGGCCGTGCGTTCAGCACCGTGCCCGAGGCGATGATGGCCTTCGAGCGCCACGAGATCTCGCTGCAGAGCCACGTCAAGATCCGTATCGACGGCGAGATCCTCGAGACGACGCTCGGACGGGCGATCTTCAACGAGGCTCTGCCGGACGACTACCCGTACGTCAACATCCAGGTGGGCAAGAACCAGCTGGGTGTCATCGTCAACGACCTGGCCGAGCGCTACTCCAAGGTCGACGTCGCCAACGCCCTCGACAACCTCAAGGACACCGGCTTCCACTGGGGCACGCGCTCCGGCGTGACGGTCTCGATCGAGGACGTCGTGGTTCCCCCGCGCAAGCAGGAGATCCTGGGTGGCTACGAGACGCAGGCCGCCAAGGTGCAGACGCAGTTCGACCGCGGTCTGATCACCGAGGACGAGCGTCGTCAGGAGCTCATCGAGATCTGGACCCAGGCCACGGCCGAGGTGTCCGCCGAGATGGAGAAGGGCTTCGAGGAGGACAACCCGATCTGGATGATGGTCCACTCGGGTGCTCGCGGCAACATGATGCAGGTCCGTCAGATCGCCGGCATGCGTGGCCTCGTGGCCAACCCGAAGGGCGAGATCATCCCTCGTCCCATCAAGGCCAACTTCCGAGAGGGCCTGTCGGTCGTCGAGTACTTCATCGCGACCCACGGTGCCCGCAAGGGACTGGCCGATACGGCTCTGCGCACCGCCGACTCGGGCTACCTGACGCGTCGACTCGTCGACGTCAGCCAGGACGTCATCATCCGTGAGGAGGACTGCGGCACCGAGCGCGGCCTCAAGCAGGTCATCGCGACCAAGCTCGACGACGGTCGACTGACCGCCGCCGAGAACGTCGAGACGGCTGCCTACTCGCGCACCGCGGCGACCGATGTCACCAACGCGGCCGGCGACGTGCTGATCACGGCAGGCGGTGAGCTCGGCGACGTCGAGATCGCCCGCCTGATCGCCGAGGGCGTCGAGGAGATCAAGGTCCGCACGGTCCTGACGTGCGAGGCCAAGGCCGGCACGTGCGCCAAGTGCTACGGACGGTCGCTCGCGACCGGCAAGCTCGTCGACATCGGCGAGGCCGTCGGCACCATCGCGGCCCAGTCGATCGGTGAGCCCGGCACGCAGCTCACGATGCGTACCTTCCACACCGGTGGTGTGGCCGGTGACGACATCACGCACGGTCTGCCGCGCGTCGTCGAGCTGTTCGAGGCACGTCAGCCCAAGGGCAAGGCTCCCATCACGGAGTCCGCAGGTCGGGTCGTCATCGACGACTCCGACAAGACGCGCAAGCTCGTCGTCACCCCCGACGACGGCTCGGAGCCCCTCGAGTACCCCGTCACCAAGCGTGCTCGCCTCCTGATCCAGGACGGCGACCACGTCGAGGTCGGTCAGATGCTCACGCACGGCACGCCCGATCCGCAGGAGGTCCTGCGCATCCTCGGTGTCCGCCGCGCTCAGGAGCACCTCGTCGACCAGGTGCAGGAGGTCTACCGCTCGCAGGGTGTGGCCATCCACGACAAGCACATCGAGATCATCGTTCGCCAGATGCTCCGTCGGGTCACGGTCATCGAGCAGGGCGACGCCCAGCTCATCCCCGGTGACCTCGTCGATCGTGCGAAGTTCGAGGAGGAGAACCGGCGCGTCGTGGCCGAGGGCGGAACCCCCGCCTCCGGTCGTCCGGTGCTCATGGGCATCACGAAGGCCTCGCTGGCCGTCGAGTCGTGGCTGTCGGCCGCCTCCTTCCAGGAGACGACCCGCGTCCTGACCGACGCCGCCATCCACGGCAAGTCGGACTCGCTGCGCGGTCTGAAGGAGAACATCATCATCGGCAAGCTCATCCCGGCGGGTACCGGTCTCGACCGCTACCGCAACATCCGGGTCGAGCCCACCGAGGCCGCACGTCAGGCCGCCTACGCCGTCACCGGCTACGGCGACTACGACTACGGCTTCGGCGATGCAGCTGCCGCTCCCGTCCAGCTCGAGGACTTCGACTTCACGTCGTACGAGAAGAGCTAGTCACCCACCGCATGACAGGACCCCCGGCCACGCGGCCGGGGGTCCTGTCGTTGGTCGAGCCGATCCGCCACCGGTGATGAGGGTTGGTGGTTGCCGGACCTACCCGAAACCCTCGTCGCCCGTCGCGTGGCTAGACGCCGTTGCGCCGGAGCACCCGGTCGAGCTGCTCAGCGGTGATCGCGGCGTTCGCAGGCCGCTCGTAGAAGTGCTTGTGGGTCGGCGACTGGCCGCTGCCCGGCGCGCCCCGGTCGTTGCAGATCGCGTCGCCGGCGACGCAGAAGCTGATTGCCGCATGGCGAAGCGGGGTCGGGATTTGGGGGCCGGCTCCGAGGCGTCCGTGGCCGCCCGTCGGCTGGGCCGCGTAGGACCAGCGGGCGATGGGGTCGCCCGGGTTGTCCGTGGGATCGGCGATCATCGCGATGAGCGCCACGCGAGACCTCACGGACGGCGGCACCGACATCGCGGCGGTGTGCACGACGTGGGCGCCCTGGCTGAAGCCGACGAGGGCGAACCGGCTCGACGGGCACTCCGCGGCCAGTGACGCCAGGCGGTCGAGGGCCAGCCGGCCACCGGCCGCGGTGTTGCGCAGGAAACCGGCGGCCGTCGGCGTCGGCGACGAGTCGTACAGGACCGGCTCCATGTGCACCGTGACGTCGGCGCGCTGACGGAGCCGCCTAGCCAGCTGCTCGACCGTGACACGCACCTCCGTGCCGACGCCGAGGTTGCGATCGGCGCTCTGCATCGAGCCGCGGGCCCCGATCACGACGAGATCGGCGCACGTGCGAGCCGTCAGCAGGGGACCCGTGGGCGTGCGGACCGGATCGTCCGCGCGCGGCGAGCATCCGCTGAGGAGCAGGAGCGCTACGAGGGTGGCGGCTGCACGGGTCAGCCGATGGTTCACGGCGCCGTGACCGGAGCCTGCGTCGCGGCGGCAGTTGGCGTCGCGGCGGCCGCCTCGACGGATGAGGCAGGCACCCGCACGGAGGGCGGCTCCGCCTCGCGGAACAGCCACGTCAGCTTGGGCTCGAACAGCGGCCGGAAGGCCGTTGACACCGGCTTGGTCATCAGCAGGTTGGCCACCACGACAGCCACGACCATGCAGCCCACGACCGACGCCGCACCGTACTGCTCGAGCCGCGCCCACAGGTCGAACTGACGGTCGAGCAGGATGATGATGAAGCCGTGCAGCAGGTAGCAGTAGAACGTCCGGCCGCCCAGCACCGTCGTGATGGAGCGTGCCCGCGGGATCAGCGACAGCGTCGCGAACGTCAGCAGAGCTCCGACCAGCAGCAGCGAGCCTCGCGTCGCGATGCCACCCCACGGGCTGGCGTCGAGGGGGTCCTCGGAGTAGCGGTCCTTCCAGAGCAGCCACTGCGTCGTCCAGTCGCTCGCGTACAGCTGGCAGATGACGAACGACGTCACCAGCACGACGACCGAGGCGATGCGGATGCGCACGTCGCCGAGCCGCATGAACAGCTCGCGGTTCATGTGCAGCCCGATGACCCAGAACGGCAACAACGCCAGCACCTTGGGCAGGGCGAGGACGTTGGGGATCTCGATCAGGCCGGCGAGCAGGGAGATCACGATCGAGGTCGTGATGGGGTACTTCAGGGCCCGCCAGATGGGGGTCGTGATGCGCCAGATGAACAGGGCCGCGAGGAACCAGCCGAGCCACTGCGGCGACAGGATCATGAGGTTCTCGGGCTTGCCGTCGTAGTGGCGCGTGATGAGCTGCAGGCTCAGCTCGACCAGCAGGTACGGGACGATCAGCGTGCTGACGATGCGGCGGATCTGCCGGAAGTCGCCGATGTAGTGGCGTGCGGTGTAGCCCGAGATCAGGATGAAGAACGGCATGTGGAACAGGTAGATCCAGGTGTAGACGCCCTTGGCGGAGTCCATCACGACGAGCTCGGTCAGCGAGTGGCCGATGACGACCAGCAGCATGACCCAGTAGCGGGCGTTGTCGAGATAGGCCACGCGCTCCTTGGGGGGAGACGTGGCCACCGGAAGCGGGTCGAGAGCACTCATCGCAGATGACTCTAATAGCCTGACCTGAATCCGTCCTGAATCCGCCCCGTCCAGCCCGACCAGGGAGCCAGCCGTGCCCGAGGCCATCCGCACGCAGAGGCTCGGTGCGTATGCCGTGGCCTTCGACGGTGACCGCATCCTGCTGACCCGCATCTCGCACGTCGGCTACCCCGCGGGCACGTGGACGCTGCCCGGCGGCGGAGTCGACCACGGGGAGTCGCCGCACGACGCCGTGGTGCGCGAGCTGTACGAGGAGACGGGCCTGCAGGCGCTGTCGTCACGCCTGGTCGACGTCCACGACGTCCATGTGGTGGCGGCCGGCCGTGGTGATCGCTACGAGGACTACCACGGCGTGCACCTGCTCTACGCCGTCACCGTCGACCCCGCCATCACGCCGCGGGTCGTCGACGTCGGCGGCACGACGGATGTCGCGGTCTGGGTGCCGATCGGCGACGTGGGGTCAGTCGTGGCACCCGTGCTGCCGATGGTCGAGCACGTGCTGGCCCACGCCGACGAGTTCGGTGCCGGTCAGGCCCGCACCGATCAGGCCCGCGGCGGCGAGTAGAACAGCGCGGTGTAGTTGCCGCGCGCCGACAGGATGTAGACCGCGCGGGCGATCGACCCGTCCTTGGTCTTGACCGCGTACATCGTGCTGACCGAGTTGAGGTCCTCGACGACGTCCTTGGTCAGCGTGCCCTTGGGGCTGTTGGCCAGGACGTACTGCTCGGCGGTCTGGTCGGCGTCGACCGCGCGCTCGGTGGTCATCGCCGCGAACTGCGGCGTGTAGCCGCTCAGCAGCAGGGTCGCATCGGCGGGGGCGGTCCAGCCGTTGACCAGGGGCGTCGAGTTGGGGGCGTCGAGGTCCATCTTGGGCCAGATCAGGCCCGACGTCTCCGGGATCGTGTCGATGTCGGCGACGTCCTTCAGCTTGCCGGTGTCGCGCCCGAGCTGCGCGGCGCGCGGGTCTCCGACGTTCTCGGCGGTCAGCTGCATGACGGGCCGCGTCAGCGAACCGGGAGGCGCGGTGCGGGTGGCCAGGTTGCCGGTGTCGACGGTCATCGTCAGGCGGATCTCGCGCTCGCCCTCGGTCAGTCCGCGGGCGACGAGCTGGCAGCTCGTGATGCGTCGCTCCTCGGCGGTGCAGTACTTCGACAGATCGTCGAGCTCGATGCCGGCGTCGGGGATCGCGGCGGCGATCTGCGCCATCATGCGGCGGACCACGTCGGACGGGTCGCCGTCGATGCGCATCAACGAGATCGAGGTGTCGGGGCGCGGGGCGTCGTCGCCGATGAGCTTGAACGAGTCGGGGCTGGGACGCGTCGTGGGCGTGGGGGTGGGGCTGGGCGACGGTGTGCCGTCGGCCTCGTCCTCGGCGACCTTCTCTGCGGCCTCGGCGGCGCGCTGTGCCTCGATCGCCTGCAGCTCGGGACGGTAGGCCGCGATGAGGCGTGAGCTGCGGTAGCGGAACAGGGGGCCGAGCTGGGTCGCGCCCTGGGGCACGTAGAGGCCGTAGGCGATGGGGCTCTCGGGCCCCGACTCGTGGTCGGACAGGTCGGGGGCCTCCGTCGCCGTGGGCGTCGCGGTTGGCCTCGTGCCGTCGCTGGAGGTGCTGGAGTCGCAGCCTGCGAGCGCGACGAGTGCCACGGCGCACAGCAGCACGCGAGAGGTCCGAGCCATCATGAGTTCCCCTTGTCGTCTCCACCGCCGGTCGTGCCGCACGTCAGGGACATGATCGGTCGGTCGTCGGTCCGTCGCGACGGCGTCCCGCGCTCCGACACCACACGATATCGTTCCGTCGCAAGGCCTCCACGGCAGACAGGTCTTCCGGGAGCGCGACCGGGAAGGGACGGCGAGCACCGTGACGCGCACCTCGACGACCGACCGGGTCTTCGCCTCGCTGCGCGAGTCGATCGTGACGGGCGAGTTCCCGGCCGGCTCGCTGCACTCGATCTACCGGTTGGCCGATCTGCTGGGGGTGTCCCGCACGCCGGTGCGCGAGGCCGTCCTGCGCCTCGCCGACATCGGACTGGTCGCGATCGAGCGCAACCGGGGCGTGCGCATCCGCGGCGTCACGGTCGCCGACGTGCGGGCGGCGTTCGAGCTGCGGCTCATGGTCGAGGTGCCGGCAGCGGCGCTCGCGGCGGCCCACGCCGACGCCGCCACGGTCGCGACGATCCGGGCCGAGCTCGACCACATGCGCCGGCACGCGGCGGCCGACGACGAGCCGTCCTTCACGGCCCACGACCGCCGGTTGCACGAGGCGATCGCGGGGGCCATGGGCAATGCCCGGCTGAGGACGGAGGTCGCGACGCTGCGCGACTCGATCCAGTCCCGTGGAGCGTCCACGATCCGCCGGTCGCGGGGGATGGTCGAGCTGGCCCAGGAGCACGCGCCCGTCGTCGAGGCGATCGAGACCCGTGACCCGCAGGGCGCGGCGGCCCACATGGAGGCGCACCTCGTCCGCACCGCGACGCTCCTGATGGAGCAGGTGGCCGTCGACGGCGACGAGGTCGTCGACCCCGACTGGTCACGACCCCTGCGGGACCACCTCTACGTGCCGGGTCGCTCGGCGACGATCCAACCGCTCTCGCAGTAGCATGCTAGTCTCGCGACAGTCCTGACGTCGAAGGAGCGCACATGTCGGTCTTCCATCCCCAGCACCCCGAGTCGGTGTTCACCTACGGTGCTCCCGGCCTGAAGTTCGGCGTCGGCGCGCGGCACGAGCTCGGCCACGACCTGGCCCAGCTGGGTGCCCGCCGCGTGCTGCTCGTGACCGACCCCGGCGTGTTCGCGACGGGCGCGCCCACCGAGATCGCCGAGTCGCTGCGCGCTGCCTCGGTCGAAGCGGTCGTGTTCGACCGCTCGCGGGTCGAGCCCACCGACGCGAGCCTCGAGGAGGCGATCGCGTTCGCGCGGTCGGAGGGTCCGTTCGACGCCATCGTGGCCGTCGGCGGCGGCAGCAGCATCGACACCGCCAAGGCCGTCAACCTGCTCGTCACCAACGAGGGCGAGCTGATGGACTACGTCAACGCGCCCGTGGGCCGTGCCCGACCGCCCGAGAACGCTCTGCTGCCGCTCGTGGCCGTCCCCACCACGACCGGCACCGGCAGCGAGAGCACCACGATCTGCGTGCTCGACGTCGTGAGCCAGCACGTCAAGACCGGCATCTCGCACGCGCGGCTGCGTCCGACCCTCGCGGTCGTCGATCCCGAGCTGACGCTGACCCAGCCGGCGGGGGTCACGGCCGCCTCGGGTCTCGACATCCTGTGCCACGCGCTCGAGAGCTACACCGCGCGTCCGTTCACGTCCTACGAGCACAAGCAGGCCGACCAGCGGGTGCCCTACTGCGGAGCCAACCCCATCGCCGACATGTGGTCGGAGAAGGCGCTGAGCCTCATGGCCGGCTCGTTCCGCACGGCCGTCCGCGATGGTGACGACCTGGATGCCCGCACCGAGGTGGCCATGGCCGCGACGTTCGCGGGCCTCGGCTTCGGCAATGCCGGCGTGCACATCCCGCACGCCAACGCCTACCCGATCGCCGGTCAGGTGCGCGACTTCCGCCCTGAGGGCTACGGGGCGGACCACGCGATGGTGCCGCACGGCATGGCCGTCTCGCTGACCGCTCCCGCGGCCTTCCGGTTCACGTTCGAGGCCTCGCCCGAGCGGCACGTGCGCGCGGCCGAGCTGCTCGCACCTGATGCGGTGCGTCCCGACGACCCGGCCGAGTTCCTGCCGCAGGTGCTCGCGCAGATCATGCGCGACGTCGGCATCCCATCGGGCATCGGTGCCGTCGGCTTCGACGAGGGCGACGTCGACTCGCTGGTCGAGGGCACCATGAAGCAGCAGCGGCTGCTGGCCACTGCGCCGCTCGAGGTCCACGAGGACGACGTCGCGACGATCCTCGGCCAGTCGATCGAGATCTGGACGTGACGATCCTCGAGATCGCCACGGACGTCGTCGGCGAGCTTCGTCGCCTCGGCGTCGCCGATGTCGACGACTCCAGCCTGACGCGTGCCCTCTACAGCACCGATGCCTCGCTCTACCGGGTCGTGCCGCAGGTCGTCGTGCGACCGCGCAGCACCGAGGAGGTGCTCGCGACGATCGAGGCCTGCCGTTCCACGGGCACCCCGCTGACGTCCCGTGGCGCCGGCACGTCGATCGCCGGCAACGCCGTCGGCACCGGCGTCGTCATGGACCTCACGCGGCACCTCAACCGCGTCCACGACATCGACGTCGAGGCCCGCACCGCCCGTGTCGACCCCGGGGTCGTGCACGCCGTGCTGCAGAAGGCCGCCACGCCGCTGGGCCTGCGGTTCGGCCCCGATCCGTCGACGCACACGCGCTGCACCGTCGGCGGGATGATCGGCAACAACGCCTGCGGCTCGCGGGCTCTCGCGTACGGCCGCACCGCCGACAACGTCGTCGGGCTCGACCTCGTGACGATGGCGGGGGAGCAGCTGACGGTCGGCCGGGGCGAGGCCCCCACGTCGGCGACGCTCGACGACCTGCGCGCCCTGGTCGGTGCGAACCTCGCGACGATCCGCACCGAGTTCGGCCGGTTCGGCCGGCAGGTGTCGGGCTACAGCCTCGAGCACCTGCTGCCTGAGAACGGCTTCGACGTCGCGACGTTCATGGCCGGTACCGAGGGCACGCTCGCGACCATGACATCGGCCACCGTCCGGCTCGTCGAGGACCCGCCGGTGCGCCAGATCCTCGTGCTCGGGTACGCCTCGATGGCCGAGGCCGCCGACGACGTCCCGGCGCTGCTGCCGTTCGGGCCCACGGCGTGCGAGGGGCTCGACTCGCGCATCGTCGACGTCTACCGCGCCCACCGCGGTGCCGTGCCCGACCTGCCGCGTGGACAGGGCTGGCTGTTCGTCGAGATCTCCGGCGAGCACGTCGGCGAGGTCGCCGACACCGTGGCACGTGCCTCGCGCGCCGCGTCGGCGGTCGACCACCGCGTCGTCACCGACGGCGGCGAGCAGGCCGTGCTGTGGCGCATCCGCGAGGAGGGCGCCGGTCTCGCGACGCGCACCTTGCCCGGCAAGGCCCTCTCGGGCTGGGAGGACGCCGCGGTGCCGCCCGAGAAGCTCGGCACCTACCTGCGCGAGCTCGACGCCCTGCTCAAGGACCGCGGCCTCGACGGCGTCCCCTACGGCCACTTCGGCGACGGCTGCGTGCACATCCGCATCGACTTCCCGCTCGACGCCGAGGGTGGCCACCAGGTCTTCCGGCAGTTCCTCGTCGACGCCGCGACGCAGGTCGCGGCGCTCGGCGGTTCGCTGTCGGGCGAGCACGGCGACGGACGGGCCCGCTCCGAGCTGCTGCCCCTGATGTACTCGGGCGAGGCCATCTCGCTGTTCGAGCAGGTCAAGGCGATCCTCGATCCCGGCGACCTGCTCAACCCCGGGGTGCTCGTGCGTCCCGCCGCGGTCGACGCCGACCTGCGCGGCCCCGAGTCGATCCACTCGCCGGGTCGCGAGCAGCTGTCGCGGCGGCTCGGCCTGCGCCTGCTGCACGACGAGGGAGACCTCGGCAAGGCCGTGCACCGCTGCACCGGCGTCGGCAAGTGCATCGCCGACAACCGGGGTTCCAACGGCGTCATGTGCCCGTCGTTCCAGGCCACGCGCGACGAGAAGGACAGCACCCGCGGTCGCGCCCGCGTGCTGCAGGAGATGATCGACGGCCGACTCGTGACGGGCGGCTTCCGCGCGCCGGAGGTGCACGAGGCGCTCGACCTGTGCCTGTCGTGCAAGGGCTGCCTCAACGACTGCCCCACGGGCATCGACATGGCCAGCTACAAGTCCGAGGTGCTGCACCAGTCGTACAAGGGACGCCTGCGCCCGCGCAGTCACTACGTGCTGGGCCGGCTGCCGTTCTGGGCGCGCGTGACGTCGCCGATCGCCTGGCTCGCCAACCTGGGGCTGCGCACGCCCGGGGTCCGCTCGATCGCGCGATGGGTCGCCGGCGTCGACCAGCGCCGCAGCCTCCCGATGTTCGCGACCAGGCGGTTCACCCGCACCGCGCGACCCGTGCTCGAGCAGGGTCGCCCGAAGGTCGTCATCTGGGCCGACTCGTTCACGGAGTTCTTCTCGACGGCCGGGGGAGAGGCCGCTCTGCGCGTGCTCGACGGCGCGGGCTACGACGTCGAGGTGCTCGGCCGTCCCCAGTGCTGCGGCCTCACGTGGATCACGACGGGTCAGCTCGACACCGCGCGCGAGATGATCGGGCGAGCGGTCGACCAGCTGCACCCGTACGTCGCGGCGGGCGTCCCCGTCGTCGGCCTCGAGCCGTCGTGCCTGTCGGTCCTGCGGTCGGACGCCGTCGAGCTCGTCGACGACCCGCGTGCCGTCGACGTCGCGGCGGGGGTCTTCACCCTCGCCGAGCTGCTGCAGCGCACCGAGGGATGGACGCCGCCCGACCTCACCGGATCGACCCTGGTGGTGCAGCCGCACTGCCACCAGGCCTCGGTGCTGGGATTCGACGCCGACATGGCGATCATGACCGCGACCGGCGCGACGATCGACCGGGTGTCCGGCTGCTGCGGGCTGGCCGGCAACTTCGGCGTCGAGAAGGGCCACTATGAGGTCTCGGTCGCGGTGGCCGAGCAGCAGCTCATGCCGGCGATCCGCAACGCGCCGGCGGGCACGGTCGTCGTCGCCGACGGGTTCTCGTGCCGTACGCAGCTCGACGACCTCGCGTCGGTCGAGGCCGTCCACCTCGCGCAGCTGCTCGACCCGCGTCCGACATGATGGGCGCATGACCGGCGTGCCGCAGATCGACCACCTGACACTGCTGGAGGAGGCGACACGCCGCTTCGCGTCCCTCGTCCGGGAGGCGTCGGGCGACGAGCCCGTCCCGGCCTGCGACCCATGGGTCGTGCGTGACCTCGTCGAGCACCTCGGCACGGTGCACCGGTGGGCGGCGTCGATCGTCCTCAGCGGGCAGCGCCTGGTCGAGCCGGAGCCGCTGGTCGTCGGCGACCCGGCCGACTGGTACGCCGGCACGGCCACCGCGCTGCTCGCCGCGTTGCGCGCGGTCGACCCGGCCGAGCCGGTGCCCAACTTCTCGCGCATCGACGAGACGGCGGCGTTCTGGCCTCGCCGGCAGCTGCTCGAGACGACGGTCCACGTCGTCGACCTGCTGCAGGCGCTCGGACGCGACGAGTCGCAGTGGGCCGTCCCTGCCGAGCTCGCCGCCGACGGCATCGACGAGGTGCTGCGGATCTTCTTCCCGCGGATGACCGCAGGGGGCGCACGTCCCCACGTGCGCTCGCGCATCCGTCTGGTCGCCGCCGATCTCGACCGGTCGTGGGTCGTCGCGCCCGCCGAGGAGGAGGCGGGCTCTCCCGTGCAGCTCGACGCGACGGCCGACGCCGATGCCGTGGTCTCCGGGACGGCCTCCGACCTGTACCTCGCCCTGTGGCACCGCGTCCCGCGCGAGCGCCTGCAGTTCGACGGTGACGACGGCATCGCGCTGCTCGACGGCCCGACGACGCCCTGAACGTGCGGTGAACGTCCGGGACCGTGGATGGGTGAATTTGTTTCCGGGTGGGGGTGCCCGGTAGTATTTTCCTCTGTGCCTGAACTCATCAGGCCGATGCACGCATCCTGCCGGAATCCACGGTGGCGAGTGCATCACGACTCATGGCTCGCGCCAGCCAGAAGAAGGAAGTTTGTAGTGCCCACGATCAACCAGCTGGTCCGCAAGGGCCGTCAGCGCAAGGTCGTCAAGACGACGACCCCCGCGCTCAAGGGATCCCCTCAGCGTCGCGGTGTCTGCACCCGCGTCTACACCACCACCCCGAAGAAGCCCAACTCCGCGCTGCGCAAGGTCGCGCGCGTGAAGCTCTCGAGTGGTACCGAGGTCACTGCATACATTCCCGGCGAGGGCCACAACCTGCAGGAGCACTCGATCGTGCTCGTGCGCGGTGGCCGTGTGAAGGACCTTCCCGGCGTTCGCTACAAGATCATCCGTGGCGCCCTCGACACGCAGGCCGTCAAGGGACGCAAGCAGGCTCGCAGCCTGTACGGCGCCAAGAAGGAGAAGAAGTAATGCCTCGTAAGGGTCCCGCGCCCAAGCGCGTCGTCGAGACCGATCCGGTCTACGGCAGCCAGCTGGTCACCTCGCTGATCAACAAGGTCCTGGTCGACGGCAAGAAGCAGGTCGCCCAGCGCATCGTCTACACCGCCCTCGAGGGCACCCGTGAGAAGTCGGGCACCGATCCGGTCATCACGCTCAAGCGCGCGCTCGACAACGTCAAGCCCGCCATCGAGGTCAAGAGC is a window encoding:
- a CDS encoding DNA-directed RNA polymerase subunit beta', with amino-acid sequence MLDVNFFDQIRIGLATADDIRGWSFGEVKKPETINYRTLKPERDGLFCEKIFGPTRDWECYCGKYKRVRFKGIICERCGVEVTRSKVRRERMGHIELAAPVTHIWYFKGVPSRLGYLLDLAPKDLEKVIYFAAYMITKVDEEARHADLPSLEAKIDLERQQLESRRDNEVNERMQKLEEDLKALEDEGAKADAKRKVKDSAEREAKQRRDRAQREIDRLNEVWDRFTKLKVQDLEGDELLYREMTYRFGKYFEGFMGAKAIQRRLQDFDLDAEQESLKEIIATGKGQKKTRALKRLKVVEAFRGSNNAPAGMVLDAVPVIPPELRPMVQLDGGRFATSDLNDLYRRVINRNNRLKRLLDLGAPEIIVNNEKRMLQEAVDSLFDNGRRGRPVTGPGNRPLKSISDMLKGKQGRFRQNLLGKRVDYSGRSVIIVGPQLKLHQCGLPKQMALELFKPFVMKRLVDLNHAQNIKSAKRMVERARPVVWDVLEEVITEHPVLLNRAPTLHRLGIQAFEPQLIEGKAIQIHPLVCSAFNADFDGDQMAVHLPLSAEAQAEARVLMLSTNNILKPSDGRPVTMPTQDMIIGLYFLTLERSGHIGEGRAFSTVPEAMMAFERHEISLQSHVKIRIDGEILETTLGRAIFNEALPDDYPYVNIQVGKNQLGVIVNDLAERYSKVDVANALDNLKDTGFHWGTRSGVTVSIEDVVVPPRKQEILGGYETQAAKVQTQFDRGLITEDERRQELIEIWTQATAEVSAEMEKGFEEDNPIWMMVHSGARGNMMQVRQIAGMRGLVANPKGEIIPRPIKANFREGLSVVEYFIATHGARKGLADTALRTADSGYLTRRLVDVSQDVIIREEDCGTERGLKQVIATKLDDGRLTAAENVETAAYSRTAATDVTNAAGDVLITAGGELGDVEIARLIAEGVEEIKVRTVLTCEAKAGTCAKCYGRSLATGKLVDIGEAVGTIAAQSIGEPGTQLTMRTFHTGGVAGDDITHGLPRVVELFEARQPKGKAPITESAGRVVIDDSDKTRKLVVTPDDGSEPLEYPVTKRARLLIQDGDHVEVGQMLTHGTPDPQEVLRILGVRRAQEHLVDQVQEVYRSQGVAIHDKHIEIIVRQMLRRVTVIEQGDAQLIPGDLVDRAKFEEENRRVVAEGGTPASGRPVLMGITKASLAVESWLSAASFQETTRVLTDAAIHGKSDSLRGLKENIIIGKLIPAGTGLDRYRNIRVEPTEAARQAAYAVTGYGDYDYGFGDAAAAPVQLEDFDFTSYEKS
- a CDS encoding cutinase family protein; translated protein: MNHRLTRAAATLVALLLLSGCSPRADDPVRTPTGPLLTARTCADLVVIGARGSMQSADRNLGVGTEVRVTVEQLARRLRQRADVTVHMEPVLYDSSPTPTAAGFLRNTAAGGRLALDRLASLAAECPSSRFALVGFSQGAHVVHTAAMSVPPSVRSRVALIAMIADPTDNPGDPIARWSYAAQPTGGHGRLGAGPQIPTPLRHAAISFCVAGDAICNDRGAPGSGQSPTHKHFYERPANAAITAEQLDRVLRRNGV
- a CDS encoding acyltransferase family protein, translated to MSALDPLPVATSPPKERVAYLDNARYWVMLLVVIGHSLTELVVMDSAKGVYTWIYLFHMPFFILISGYTARHYIGDFRQIRRIVSTLIVPYLLVELSLQLITRHYDGKPENLMILSPQWLGWFLAALFIWRITTPIWRALKYPITTSIVISLLAGLIEIPNVLALPKVLALLPFWVIGLHMNRELFMRLGDVRIRIASVVVLVTSFVICQLYASDWTTQWLLWKDRYSEDPLDASPWGGIATRGSLLLVGALLTFATLSLIPRARSITTVLGGRTFYCYLLHGFIIILLDRQFDLWARLEQYGAASVVGCMVVAVVVANLLMTKPVSTAFRPLFEPKLTWLFREAEPPSVRVPASSVEAAAATPTAAATQAPVTAP
- a CDS encoding NUDIX hydrolase — its product is MPEAIRTQRLGAYAVAFDGDRILLTRISHVGYPAGTWTLPGGGVDHGESPHDAVVRELYEETGLQALSSRLVDVHDVHVVAAGRGDRYEDYHGVHLLYAVTVDPAITPRVVDVGGTTDVAVWVPIGDVGSVVAPVLPMVEHVLAHADEFGAGQARTDQARGGE
- a CDS encoding GntR family transcriptional regulator, coding for MTRTSTTDRVFASLRESIVTGEFPAGSLHSIYRLADLLGVSRTPVREAVLRLADIGLVAIERNRGVRIRGVTVADVRAAFELRLMVEVPAAALAAAHADAATVATIRAELDHMRRHAAADDEPSFTAHDRRLHEAIAGAMGNARLRTEVATLRDSIQSRGASTIRRSRGMVELAQEHAPVVEAIETRDPQGAAAHMEAHLVRTATLLMEQVAVDGDEVVDPDWSRPLRDHLYVPGRSATIQPLSQ
- a CDS encoding hydroxyacid-oxoacid transhydrogenase; this encodes MSVFHPQHPESVFTYGAPGLKFGVGARHELGHDLAQLGARRVLLVTDPGVFATGAPTEIAESLRAASVEAVVFDRSRVEPTDASLEEAIAFARSEGPFDAIVAVGGGSSIDTAKAVNLLVTNEGELMDYVNAPVGRARPPENALLPLVAVPTTTGTGSESTTICVLDVVSQHVKTGISHARLRPTLAVVDPELTLTQPAGVTAASGLDILCHALESYTARPFTSYEHKQADQRVPYCGANPIADMWSEKALSLMAGSFRTAVRDGDDLDARTEVAMAATFAGLGFGNAGVHIPHANAYPIAGQVRDFRPEGYGADHAMVPHGMAVSLTAPAAFRFTFEASPERHVRAAELLAPDAVRPDDPAEFLPQVLAQIMRDVGIPSGIGAVGFDEGDVDSLVEGTMKQQRLLATAPLEVHEDDVATILGQSIEIWT